In the genome of Pyrobaculum islandicum DSM 4184, the window TAGATTTTCTACACGTATTTTCTACGAGCTACACCCCGAGGGGGAGGTTATTGAACGTGAGCTTTGGAAATCTCGTGTTATTAAACAATTTCTAGAAGTTGTACGTTAAGCTTTTATACTACTGCGCCTTTTTTCCCAATGTACATAGAGTTGTTTGTAGTAGCTGGGCAAAGCGCCGAGCTTGAAAACGCCCTTAAGAAAGTTGTCGAAGAGCTTAGGGCTCATGTCCAAAGGCCTGACAAGGTGAGGCTTGCCACTGTAAAGATAAGGCCCGACGCGGTGGAGCAAGTAATTAAATTAGTGGGAGAGCCGCCGGATAAAGTGCCGCCCCACTATAGATCTTTAGTCAATATGTTGAAGAAATATGGCATTACGAAATTCCCCGCCGTGGTAGTAGACGGAGCTAAAGTGGGGGAGGGCGATTTATCTATAGACGCAGTCCTTAAGGCAGTGCAAGATAGAGCTAGGGCGGAGTTTCCAGAACTCTCTACAATTGAGCTCGTCCCGCCTAGGCCCACGCCGGCGCCTATACAGCCGGTAGAGGTGCGTCCGCTAGAGCCGGCGCCTGAGTCTCTTAAGCCTCCGGAGCCTCCGCGGCCGCCTCCAGTAGAGTTGCCAAAGCCGCCTGAGGCCCCCCGCCCAGTGGAGTTGCCACCCCCCGCTCCAGAGGCCGCGAGGCCGGAGCCCCCACGTCTCCCGGCGGCGGAGGCCCCGCCGGCTAGACCCCCCGAGCCGCCTCGGCTTGTGGAAGCCCCGAGGCCCCTCACTGCAGTTGTAAAACTTGTCCTCGGCCGCCCGGATAACTGCGCCGAGTGTGCGTACTACGGCCAGTTGACCTCGCGGTGTTTCCTCTTTGGATTTACTATTTCTAACCCCGCCTCGCCGCCTTGTAAACAATATGTTAGAAGTGGAGGTTAAATACAGGGCGGATCTAGGCTCTGTTAGAGAGCGTCTAAAGTCGCTTGGTTTTTCTCTCGTGGCGGCTGGGTGGGAGGAGGATATATATTTCCAACACCCCTGTAGAGATTTCGCTTCGACAGACGAGGCGTTGAGAGTGAGAATTTCGGGGGGGCGTGTCGGAGTTACTTATAAAGGTCCCCGCATGGGTTTCGGCGGCAAGACTAGGGTTGAGCTTTCAGCCGCCGCCGACGTTTCAATAGTCGAGATTTTTGAAAAACTGGGGTTTGTGGCTGTGGCTAGGATAAAGAAGAGGCGTGAGTATTACAGAGGCGGGGGTTTTACCATATCTCTTGACCAAGTAGAGGGCCTTGGCGAGTTTGTCGAGATTGAGAAGGTGGTAGAGGGGGAGGGGGAGGTTGCAGAGGCTGTGGCAGAGATTAGGAGACTGGCGGCGAGGCTGGGGGTGGGCGAGGAGGTTAGAGAGACATATCTCGAGCTTTTTCTCAACACTTTTAAATCTGGGAGGTAGGTTATACGTGCAGTTTGGAGAACTTGTCAAAACTCTAGCCGCCGTAGAGTCTACCACCCAGAGGACCACTATGGTTAAGCTTTTAACTTCTCTTTTTAAGAAGGCGCGGCCTGAGGAAATAGATAAAATAATCTACTTTGTCTTAGGCGATTTAAGACCCCCGTGGGAGGGGGTGGAGCTGGGGGTTGCGGAGAAGTTGTGTCTTAGGGCGGTTTCTAAAGCGACGGGAGTTTCTATATCTGAACTCGAGGCGCTTTATAAAAAGACGGGCGACGTAGGAGAGGCGGCTAGAAAAGCGCTGTCAACAGCCAAGCGCCCTGGTCTCTTGGCCTTTGGCCAACAAAAGCCGCTGGAGGTGTCTGAAGTATATGACACACTTCTTAAAGTTGCGCAAGCGTCTGGAGAGGGGGCGCAGGACATGAAGATCTCTCTATTGGCGTCGCTTTTTGCAAAAGCCTCGCCAGAGGAGGCTAAATATATCGCTAGATTTGTCGTAGGCAAACTAAGGCTGGGTGTTGCAGATATGACGTTGATAGAGGCGTTGTCTGACGCCTTTGGCGTAGATAAAGAGGCTCTAGAGAGGGCTTACCACATTTATCCAGACTTGGGCAAACTGGCGCGCCACGTGGCAGAAGGGAGGCCGCTTGAGGAGATTAAAATTACGCCGGGCGTGCCCGTCCTCCCAATGTTGGCGCAGAGACTTTCCTCCTCTTCTGAGATTTTAGCTAAACTGGGGGGCTCTGCCATATGTGAATATAAATACGATGGGGAGAGGGCGCAGATCCATCTAAAAGAGGGCGTTGTGAAGATATTCAGTAGGAGACTTGAAGATATTACACACGCCTACCCAGACGTAGTTAAAGCTGTGAGAGAGGCTGTCTCAGCTAGAGAGGCTATCTTAGAGGGGGAGATTGTAGCTATAGACCCCGACACAGGCGATATGCTGCCGTTTCAAGAACTTATGCATAGAAAGAGAAAACACGAGGTGGCTGTTGCAGTGGAGATGTACCCAGTGGTTCTCAACCTCTTTGACCTACTGTATATAGATGGCGAGGATTTAACAAACGAGCCTCT includes:
- the cyaB gene encoding class IV adenylate cyclase — protein: MLEVEVKYRADLGSVRERLKSLGFSLVAAGWEEDIYFQHPCRDFASTDEALRVRISGGRVGVTYKGPRMGFGGKTRVELSAAADVSIVEIFEKLGFVAVARIKKRREYYRGGGFTISLDQVEGLGEFVEIEKVVEGEGEVAEAVAEIRRLAARLGVGEEVRETYLELFLNTFKSGR
- a CDS encoding ATP-dependent DNA ligase, coding for MQFGELVKTLAAVESTTQRTTMVKLLTSLFKKARPEEIDKIIYFVLGDLRPPWEGVELGVAEKLCLRAVSKATGVSISELEALYKKTGDVGEAARKALSTAKRPGLLAFGQQKPLEVSEVYDTLLKVAQASGEGAQDMKISLLASLFAKASPEEAKYIARFVVGKLRLGVADMTLIEALSDAFGVDKEALERAYHIYPDLGKLARHVAEGRPLEEIKITPGVPVLPMLAQRLSSSSEILAKLGGSAICEYKYDGERAQIHLKEGVVKIFSRRLEDITHAYPDVVKAVREAVSAREAILEGEIVAIDPDTGDMLPFQELMHRKRKHEVAVAVEMYPVVLNLFDLLYIDGEDLTNEPLIYRRVRLSEVVQETEKVSIAKWRVFDDAEEIDVFFHEAVSLGMEGLVCKSPTSVYEMGARGWNWIKYKRDYKSEMIDTVDLVVVGAFYGRGKRAGLYGAFLLAAYDPATDMFYTVCKVGSGFTDADLKKMYEMLQPYKIPHRHPRVVSKMEPDVWFTPQVVIEVIGAEITLSPLHTCCLGAVKPGVGLAIRFPRFTGRYRTDKSPEQATTVSEMIELYKRQKKVAQPE